One part of the Sphingopyxis sp. TUF1 genome encodes these proteins:
- a CDS encoding DUF6356 family protein: MFNRLFVDHPKSVDENYVEHFFVASRFGVTMIWGGLCALVHAVVPGWCITTGSDTIQRLNKIMVEQRRAKGQATMQMSTVDWVI, translated from the coding sequence ATGTTCAATCGCCTGTTCGTCGATCATCCGAAAAGCGTCGATGAAAATTATGTCGAGCATTTCTTCGTCGCCTCGCGCTTCGGGGTGACGATGATCTGGGGCGGGTTGTGTGCGCTGGTCCACGCGGTGGTGCCGGGATGGTGCATCACGACCGGCAGCGACACGATCCAGCGGCTCAACAAGATCATGGTCGAACAGCGCCGTGCCAAGGGACAGGCGACCATGCAGATGAGCACCGTCGATTGGGTGATCTGA
- the thrS gene encoding threonine--tRNA ligase — translation MSEMIRVTLPDGSAREVARGTTPAEIAAAIGLGLAKAALAAKVDGELRDIMRPLEEDTTLSLVTSRDEADALELVRHDYAHVLAEAVQNLFPGTQITFGPSTNDGFYYDFAPTAEHGPFRDDELPLIEEEMRRIIAADLPLTREVWERDQLIAKWQADGETFKAEWAHELPEGEELTVYRSGDGWMDMCRGPHLASTGKLDPAAFKLTRVSGAYWRGDQKNAQLSRIYGTGWLNKKQLADHLVRLEEAAKRDHRRLGQDMDLFHLQQEAHGSVFWHPNGFVVWRELEAYMRRAIDAAGYREVKTPQVMDARQWEQSGHWGKYRENMFVIPDEVPNTEDEGPIVSDAAEWMALKPMNCPAHVLIFRQGMKSYRDLPLRLYENGCCHRNEPHGALHGLMRVRQFTQDDAHIFCREDQIVEEVRNFCALADRIYKDFGFTYAIKLALRPEKRFGTEEMWDKSEDELRNAVIEAGLATEKYGWEELPGEGAFYAPKLEWHLTDAIGRTWQVGTIQSDRVLPDRLDASYIGEDGDRHRPVMLHRAIFGSYERFIGILIEHFAGRFPTWLAPVQAVVATIVSDADDYAKDAVAQLTAAGIRTESDLRNEKINYKVREHSLAKVPHLLVVGKREAEEGTVAIRTLGQDGQRIMPLAEAIAMLKSEATPPDLRD, via the coding sequence ATGTCCGAGATGATCCGCGTCACCCTTCCCGATGGCTCTGCCCGTGAAGTCGCGCGCGGGACTACTCCGGCCGAGATCGCCGCCGCCATCGGCCTCGGCCTCGCCAAGGCCGCACTCGCCGCCAAGGTGGACGGCGAGCTGCGCGACATCATGCGCCCGCTGGAGGAAGACACGACCCTGTCGCTGGTGACAAGCCGCGACGAGGCCGACGCGCTCGAACTTGTGCGCCACGACTATGCGCATGTGTTGGCCGAAGCGGTGCAGAACCTGTTTCCGGGGACGCAAATCACCTTCGGCCCGTCGACGAACGACGGTTTCTATTACGATTTCGCGCCGACCGCCGAGCATGGCCCGTTTCGCGACGACGAGCTGCCGCTGATCGAGGAGGAGATGCGCCGGATCATCGCCGCCGACCTTCCCCTGACGAGGGAAGTGTGGGAACGCGACCAGTTGATCGCCAAATGGCAGGCTGATGGCGAGACGTTCAAGGCCGAGTGGGCGCATGAGCTGCCCGAGGGCGAGGAGCTGACCGTTTACCGTTCGGGTGACGGCTGGATGGATATGTGCCGCGGGCCGCACTTGGCCTCGACCGGCAAGCTCGACCCGGCAGCGTTCAAACTCACGCGCGTCTCGGGCGCCTATTGGCGCGGCGACCAGAAAAATGCGCAGCTTTCGCGCATCTATGGCACCGGCTGGCTGAACAAGAAGCAGCTGGCCGACCATCTCGTGCGGCTGGAGGAAGCCGCGAAGCGCGACCACCGCCGGCTGGGGCAGGACATGGACCTGTTCCACCTGCAACAGGAAGCGCATGGGTCGGTCTTCTGGCACCCCAACGGCTTTGTCGTCTGGCGCGAGCTCGAGGCCTATATGCGCCGCGCGATCGACGCCGCGGGCTATCGCGAGGTCAAGACGCCGCAGGTGATGGACGCGCGCCAGTGGGAACAGTCGGGCCATTGGGGCAAATATCGCGAAAATATGTTCGTCATCCCCGACGAGGTGCCGAACACCGAGGATGAAGGCCCGATCGTTTCCGACGCTGCCGAATGGATGGCGCTGAAGCCGATGAATTGCCCGGCGCATGTGCTGATTTTCCGTCAGGGCATGAAAAGCTATCGCGATCTGCCGCTGCGCCTCTACGAAAATGGCTGCTGCCACCGCAACGAACCGCATGGCGCGCTGCACGGCCTGATGCGCGTGCGCCAGTTCACGCAGGACGATGCGCATATCTTTTGCCGCGAGGATCAGATCGTCGAGGAAGTCCGCAATTTCTGCGCGCTCGCCGACCGCATCTACAAGGATTTCGGTTTCACCTATGCGATCAAGCTCGCGCTGCGTCCCGAAAAGCGTTTCGGAACCGAAGAGATGTGGGACAAGTCCGAGGACGAGCTGCGCAACGCGGTGATCGAGGCGGGGCTGGCGACCGAGAAATATGGCTGGGAAGAACTGCCCGGCGAAGGCGCCTTTTACGCCCCCAAGCTCGAATGGCATCTGACCGACGCGATCGGCCGGACGTGGCAGGTCGGCACGATCCAGTCCGACCGCGTGCTCCCCGACCGGCTCGATGCCTCCTACATTGGCGAAGATGGCGATCGGCATCGCCCGGTGATGCTCCACCGTGCGATTTTCGGCAGCTACGAACGCTTCATCGGCATTTTGATCGAGCATTTCGCGGGCCGTTTTCCGACGTGGCTCGCGCCGGTGCAGGCGGTCGTCGCGACGATCGTCAGCGACGCCGACGATTATGCGAAGGATGCGGTCGCCCAGCTCACCGCCGCGGGCATCCGCACCGAGAGCGATCTGCGCAACGAAAAGATCAACTACAAGGTGCGCGAACACAGCCTCGCCAAAGTCCCCCACTTGCTCGTCGTCGGCAAACGCGAGGCCGAGGAAGGCACGGTCGCGATCCGCACGCTCGGCCAGGATGGTCAGCGCATCATGCCGCTCGCCGAAGCGATCGCGATGTTGAAGTCCGAAGCCACCCCACCGGATCTTAGGGATTGA
- a CDS encoding metallophosphoesterase, producing the protein MKPRRWLRWLALLALLGVALLARGYWNATRDPLVRTATVGVEAWPDAQPPLRILLLSDTHVAGPDMPPERLAGIMAALNRLRPDLVLVAGDLVSEKLLATRIYTPRDVVAPLAKLRAPLGVVVAPGNHDHWYAPDALRSELERLGVRVLQNEAVRRGPLVIGGIDDDYSGHDDVPKTLAAMDALGPGVPLVLSHSPDVIPAIHRPVAAVLSGHTHCGQIRFPFVGAITYISRYGDRFACGDIRDGRHRIFVGAGLGTSILPLRFLTPPDVWLVTLGPK; encoded by the coding sequence GTGAAGCCGCGGCGCTGGTTGCGGTGGCTGGCGCTTCTCGCGTTGCTTGGGGTCGCGCTACTTGCGCGGGGCTATTGGAACGCGACGCGCGATCCTCTCGTGCGCACGGCGACGGTCGGTGTGGAGGCGTGGCCTGACGCGCAGCCGCCGCTCCGCATTCTGCTGCTCTCCGACACGCATGTCGCCGGGCCGGACATGCCGCCCGAACGGCTGGCGGGCATTATGGCCGCACTCAACCGGCTGCGGCCTGATCTCGTGCTGGTGGCAGGCGACTTGGTCAGCGAAAAGCTGCTCGCCACGCGGATATACACGCCGCGCGATGTTGTTGCTCCGCTGGCCAAACTGCGCGCGCCGCTCGGCGTCGTCGTGGCGCCGGGCAACCATGATCATTGGTACGCTCCCGACGCCCTTCGCAGCGAACTTGAGCGACTGGGCGTGCGGGTGCTCCAGAATGAGGCCGTCAGGCGCGGTCCGCTGGTCATTGGCGGCATCGACGACGATTATTCGGGCCATGATGATGTACCGAAAACGCTGGCTGCGATGGATGCGCTGGGGCCCGGCGTGCCGCTGGTCCTCTCGCACAGCCCCGATGTCATACCCGCCATCCACCGCCCGGTCGCGGCGGTCCTTTCCGGGCACACCCATTGCGGCCAGATTCGCTTTCCGTTCGTAGGAGCGATTACCTATATTTCGCGCTACGGCGATCGTTTCGCGTGTGGTGACATCCGCGACGGTCGTCATAGGATCTTCGTGGGCGCGGGGCTGGGTACGAGCATTCTTCCGCTGCGCTTCCTCACGCCGCCCGACGTATGGCTTGTCACGCTCGGGCCGAAGTGA
- a CDS encoding helix-turn-helix domain-containing protein, with product MSSSESSGLMGIGRHAADERLPRHRHAEGYIAVVIGGGYEEAGDEGRFEARPGMVVVHRAWTAHLDRFGAHGAEVLNLPAVQGLAPGVGAIDDPDTAARLAERDPAAAASFVAERFRAGAARHADWPDLLAAALRTDPDLAITPWARDVGLDPASVSRGFARAYGTSPKRFRLEARTRRALSALSGWRGTLADLAADQGFADQAHLARAVAAMTGLPPIRLRAKSVQASGVPRG from the coding sequence GTGAGCAGTTCCGAATCCTCTGGCCTTATGGGCATCGGCCGCCACGCGGCGGACGAGCGGCTGCCGCGGCATCGTCATGCCGAGGGGTATATAGCAGTCGTAATTGGCGGCGGATATGAGGAGGCCGGCGACGAGGGGCGCTTCGAAGCACGGCCGGGCATGGTGGTCGTCCACCGCGCCTGGACCGCGCATCTCGACCGCTTCGGCGCGCACGGAGCCGAGGTGCTGAACCTTCCAGCCGTGCAGGGGCTCGCACCGGGCGTCGGCGCGATCGACGATCCTGACACGGCAGCTCGTCTCGCCGAGCGCGACCCGGCGGCGGCGGCGTCCTTTGTCGCCGAGCGGTTCCGCGCGGGCGCGGCGCGGCACGCCGACTGGCCCGACCTGCTCGCTGCCGCTTTGCGTACCGATCCCGATCTGGCGATCACGCCGTGGGCGCGCGACGTCGGCCTCGACCCCGCATCGGTCAGCCGCGGTTTCGCGCGTGCCTATGGCACCAGCCCCAAGCGCTTCCGACTCGAAGCGCGGACGCGCCGCGCCCTTTCCGCTTTGTCCGGCTGGCGCGGCACGCTCGCCGATCTCGCGGCGGACCAAGGTTTTGCCGATCAGGCGCATCTCGCCCGCGCGGTCGCCGCGATGACCGGATTGCCGCCCATCCGGCTGCGGGCAAAGTCCGTCCAAGCCAGCGGGGTGCCGCGCGGCTAG
- a CDS encoding sulfite exporter TauE/SafE family protein, with the protein MTSLSNLVGLAPLTLAGAALMTFGAAYVRGLTGFGMAIILVPLLGLIMPPGEAVVMGILLQLLIGPVGLRVIVADADRATAWPIGLLAMALTPLGMVALDHTPADLARLLITLAAVAAFVAVLLPKQAEGHRPGKLAVAGTGILSGILTGFAAMPGPPVVPFYLRRRVEPNVARASMLMIFFMTAIAGTLAALWLGIASWRLLVVALVLFAPMWLGNRIGARHFGRVPPHIWQAMVAVVLGVAAVSAVVRLLN; encoded by the coding sequence ATGACCAGCTTGTCCAACCTTGTCGGCCTTGCGCCGCTGACGCTTGCCGGCGCCGCCCTGATGACCTTTGGCGCGGCCTATGTCCGCGGGCTCACCGGGTTCGGCATGGCGATCATCCTCGTGCCTTTGCTCGGGCTCATCATGCCGCCGGGGGAGGCAGTGGTGATGGGCATCCTGCTCCAGTTGCTGATCGGTCCGGTCGGGTTGCGGGTCATCGTCGCCGACGCCGACCGCGCGACCGCCTGGCCGATCGGATTGCTCGCGATGGCGCTGACCCCGCTCGGCATGGTCGCGCTCGACCATACGCCCGCCGACCTCGCGCGCCTGCTCATCACGCTCGCCGCAGTTGCCGCCTTCGTCGCTGTGCTGCTTCCGAAACAGGCGGAGGGGCATCGGCCCGGAAAGCTCGCAGTCGCGGGCACGGGCATCCTGTCAGGCATCCTCACCGGCTTTGCCGCGATGCCCGGCCCGCCGGTCGTGCCCTTCTACCTGCGCCGCCGCGTCGAGCCAAATGTCGCACGCGCGTCGATGCTGATGATCTTTTTCATGACCGCCATCGCCGGAACGCTCGCGGCGCTCTGGCTGGGCATCGCCAGCTGGCGGCTGCTCGTCGTCGCGCTGGTCCTCTTTGCGCCAATGTGGCTCGGCAACCGTATCGGCGCACGTCATTTCGGCCGCGTACCGCCGCATATCTGGCAGGCGATGGTCGCGGTCGTGCTGGGGGTTGCGGCGGTGTCGGCGGTGGTGCGGCTTTTGAACTGA
- a CDS encoding ABC transporter permease, giving the protein MLPLASLWRIARRDLAARIRGLRLLAVCLFLGVATLAAIGSLTRGITSELEVRGQTILGGDIEFGIPQREATPEEMAAFRRVGTPSATVRMRAMANDPDGDALLSELKAVDGAYALYGQLRLESGARKGPPPPGAIWIGKDMASRLDLKVGGLVKFGDKSFRIDGIIAEEPDRLGEGFTLGPVAIIGLADLPATQLIQPGSLYESKYRLRLPAGASPEAVGKALTDEFPDAGWDITDRSNGAPGTRRFIERMGQFLSLVGLAALVIAGIGVGNGVASYLAGKRPGLATLKVLGADSATVLRIYGLQILAVAAISIVAGLAVGALAPAAIGWIAGDVLPVRPGFALYPLPLAVSAAYGLLIAIAFALPPLAATKHVPAAGLYRATVDRAARIDRSALIAVAVSFVAIVALAVGTAREPLFALGFVGAAVGLLLILVALGWLVRRIASRLPRPRLPLLRLALANLHRPGAATGALVVALGLGLTLFVTLAAIQTSITAEITRTVPQRAPSFFVLDVPRSDAARFRSLVTAADAQAEINMIPALRGSITEFRGQRVDELAELPEGAWVLRGDRGLTYSPSLPNGSELVGGSWWAADYAGPPLVSVEQEVADTLGLKLGDTLSVNVLGVEVQAKVASFRTVNWDNFGLNYVLVFSPGTFDAAPHNMVATVAVGGPAEEELARSIPRTFPSASLIAVRDVVSQVTLLLTQMSQAIAAAASIAILAGIAVLIGAIAASRERRVYDSVILKLLGATRGQILGAQAMEYAVLAAVLALLALGLGLIAARYVVVSLFEFTFAPDPLIVGATLIGGAGLSFLIGIAGSWPLLSAKPAQALRSL; this is encoded by the coding sequence ATGCTCCCCCTCGCCTCGCTCTGGCGGATCGCGCGCCGCGACCTTGCTGCGCGTATCCGCGGGCTGCGGCTACTCGCGGTCTGCCTGTTCCTCGGCGTTGCGACGCTTGCGGCGATCGGCAGTCTGACGCGCGGGATCACGTCGGAGCTGGAGGTGCGCGGGCAGACGATCCTGGGCGGCGACATCGAATTTGGCATTCCGCAGCGCGAAGCCACGCCCGAGGAAATGGCCGCCTTTCGCCGCGTCGGCACGCCTTCCGCCACCGTGCGGATGCGCGCGATGGCGAACGACCCCGACGGCGATGCGCTGCTGTCCGAACTGAAGGCAGTCGATGGCGCCTATGCGCTGTATGGGCAGCTGCGGCTGGAAAGCGGCGCGCGTAAAGGCCCACCGCCGCCCGGCGCCATCTGGATCGGCAAGGATATGGCCTCGCGCCTCGACCTCAAGGTTGGTGGCCTAGTTAAATTCGGCGACAAATCCTTCCGCATCGACGGCATCATCGCAGAAGAACCCGACCGGCTGGGCGAAGGCTTCACCCTGGGCCCCGTTGCGATCATCGGGCTTGCCGACCTGCCCGCGACGCAGCTGATCCAGCCGGGCAGCCTTTATGAGAGCAAATATCGTCTGCGCCTCCCCGCGGGCGCCAGTCCCGAAGCGGTCGGCAAGGCGCTGACCGATGAATTTCCGGATGCGGGATGGGACATCACCGACCGCAGCAACGGCGCGCCCGGCACGCGGCGCTTTATCGAGCGTATGGGACAATTCCTGTCGCTCGTCGGCCTCGCAGCGCTGGTGATTGCAGGGATCGGCGTCGGCAATGGCGTCGCAAGCTATCTGGCGGGCAAGCGGCCCGGGCTGGCGACGCTGAAGGTGCTTGGCGCCGACAGCGCGACCGTGCTGCGCATCTATGGGTTGCAGATTTTGGCCGTGGCGGCGATTTCGATCGTCGCGGGGCTAGCGGTCGGCGCGCTTGCGCCCGCCGCGATCGGCTGGATCGCGGGCGACGTGCTGCCGGTGCGGCCGGGGTTCGCGCTCTATCCGCTGCCACTCGCGGTTAGTGCCGCCTATGGCCTGCTGATCGCCATCGCCTTTGCGCTGCCGCCGCTCGCGGCGACGAAGCATGTACCCGCGGCGGGGCTGTACCGCGCCACGGTCGACCGCGCGGCGCGGATCGACCGGTCCGCGCTGATCGCTGTTGCCGTATCCTTTGTCGCGATCGTCGCGCTGGCGGTCGGCACCGCGCGCGAGCCGCTGTTCGCGCTGGGTTTCGTCGGTGCCGCGGTCGGCCTGCTGCTTATCCTCGTTGCGCTCGGCTGGCTGGTGCGCCGCATTGCAAGCCGCCTGCCGCGCCCGCGCCTCCCGCTTCTCCGCCTCGCGCTCGCGAACCTGCACCGCCCCGGCGCCGCGACCGGCGCGCTGGTGGTCGCGCTCGGCCTCGGCCTTACGTTGTTCGTGACGCTCGCGGCGATCCAGACGAGCATCACCGCCGAAATCACCCGCACCGTGCCGCAACGCGCGCCGAGTTTCTTCGTGCTCGATGTCCCTCGCAGCGACGCCGCGCGTTTCCGCTCCCTTGTGACTGCCGCCGATGCGCAGGCCGAGATCAACATGATCCCCGCGCTGCGCGGCAGCATCACCGAATTCAGAGGGCAGCGCGTCGATGAACTCGCCGAACTGCCCGAGGGAGCATGGGTGCTGCGCGGTGATCGCGGGCTGACCTACAGCCCCAGTTTGCCGAACGGCAGCGAGCTGGTCGGCGGCAGCTGGTGGGCGGCCGACTATGCGGGACCGCCGCTGGTCAGCGTCGAGCAGGAGGTGGCGGACACGCTCGGCCTGAAGCTTGGCGATACGCTGTCGGTCAATGTGCTGGGGGTCGAGGTGCAGGCGAAAGTCGCGTCGTTCCGCACCGTCAATTGGGACAATTTCGGGCTGAACTATGTGCTCGTCTTTTCGCCCGGCACGTTCGACGCCGCGCCGCACAATATGGTCGCGACGGTTGCCGTAGGGGGGCCTGCCGAGGAAGAGCTGGCGCGCAGCATTCCGCGCACCTTCCCCTCGGCATCGCTGATCGCGGTGCGCGATGTCGTGAGCCAGGTGACCTTGCTCCTCACCCAGATGAGCCAGGCGATCGCCGCCGCGGCAAGCATCGCGATCCTCGCCGGCATCGCGGTGCTGATCGGTGCGATCGCGGCAAGCCGCGAACGGCGCGTCTATGACAGCGTGATCCTGAAGCTGCTCGGCGCGACGCGCGGGCAGATTTTGGGCGCGCAGGCGATGGAATATGCGGTGCTCGCGGCGGTGCTGGCGCTGCTCGCACTGGGGCTGGGGCTGATCGCGGCGCGCTATGTCGTCGTCAGCCTGTTCGAATTCACTTTCGCCCCCGACCCGCTGATCGTCGGTGCGACGCTGATCGGCGGCGCCGGTTTGTCCTTCCTGATCGGGATCGCCGGAAGCTGGCCCTTGCTGTCGGCGAAACCCGCCCAGGCGCTGCGGAGTCTGTGA